From Caldicellulosiruptor hydrothermalis 108, a single genomic window includes:
- the mnmE gene encoding tRNA uridine-5-carboxymethylaminomethyl(34) synthesis GTPase MnmE yields MEFDTIVAISTPIGTGGIGIVRISGKSAFDIAEKLIRSRKYKSIKDIPVRYAALVDVYDGDEFVDEAILIKFKSPHSYTGEDIVEIQSHGGMVVLKRILEAAIKNGARHAMPGEFTKRAFLNGRIDLSQAEAVIDIINSKTRLLQQNAAKQLKGMLSQRIEEISQLLLNLVASIEASIDFSEHEVDEVSHDEILSTIDGALAKIEKLIKSYETGKAIKSGIYTVIVGRPNVGKSSLLNRLLKEEKAIVTDIPGTTRDVIEEVLDIEGLPIILADTAGVRKTEDIVEKIGVKKTLESIERADLVLFMIESSGILQEDLEIFETIKDKRFIVLVNKIDKEVKVSQDDIKRIFGKEGIFISVEHDKNLELVEKAIANEVLDRGIESLDSVLITNIRHKELLLKAKEFLLSAKENMYSVPLDILSIDIKNALESLYQITGKNVTEDMVDRIFSMFCIGK; encoded by the coding sequence ATGGAGTTTGACACCATTGTTGCAATTTCAACGCCAATTGGTACAGGCGGGATAGGAATTGTGAGGATATCAGGTAAAAGTGCTTTTGATATTGCAGAAAAGCTCATAAGAAGCAGAAAGTATAAAAGCATAAAAGACATCCCTGTAAGGTATGCTGCACTTGTTGATGTGTATGACGGCGATGAGTTTGTCGATGAGGCAATTTTGATAAAGTTTAAGTCCCCACATTCGTATACAGGCGAGGATATTGTTGAGATTCAGAGCCACGGTGGCATGGTTGTGCTAAAAAGGATTTTAGAGGCTGCAATCAAAAATGGTGCGCGCCATGCCATGCCGGGAGAGTTTACAAAACGAGCCTTTTTAAACGGCAGGATTGACCTATCTCAAGCTGAAGCTGTGATTGATATAATAAATTCAAAGACAAGGCTTTTGCAACAAAACGCTGCAAAGCAGTTAAAAGGGATGCTAAGCCAGAGAATTGAAGAGATTTCTCAGCTTCTTTTGAATCTGGTTGCATCAATTGAAGCGTCAATAGATTTTTCAGAACATGAGGTTGATGAGGTTTCACACGATGAAATTTTGAGCACAATAGATGGTGCGCTGGCGAAAATAGAAAAACTTATAAAATCGTATGAAACAGGAAAGGCAATAAAGAGCGGGATATACACAGTCATAGTTGGAAGACCGAACGTTGGAAAATCATCTCTTCTTAATAGGCTTTTAAAAGAGGAAAAGGCGATTGTGACAGATATACCCGGCACAACGCGAGATGTGATTGAAGAGGTTTTGGACATTGAAGGGCTTCCGATAATCCTTGCCGACACTGCAGGGGTGAGAAAAACAGAGGACATTGTTGAAAAAATTGGTGTTAAGAAGACATTGGAAAGTATCGAAAGAGCTGACCTTGTGCTATTCATGATAGAATCAAGCGGCATTTTGCAAGAGGATTTGGAGATTTTTGAGACTATCAAGGACAAGAGGTTTATTGTTCTTGTAAACAAGATAGACAAAGAAGTAAAAGTTTCGCAAGATGACATTAAAAGAATTTTTGGAAAAGAAGGTATTTTCATATCTGTTGAGCATGACAAGAACTTAGAACTTGTTGAAAAGGCAATAGCAAACGAGGTCCTTGACAGAGGCATTGAAAGCCTTGACAGTGTTCTTATAACAAATATTCGCCACAAAGAGCTTCTTTTAAAAGCAAAAGAGTTTTTGCTCTCGGCAAAAGAGAACATGTATAGTGTGCCTCTTGACATTCTTTCAATTGACATCAAAAACGCACTTGAAAGTCT